The nucleotide window ATTTTATACCGGGCCTTTTTCTTGGTTTTATGTGTGATGCCTTTTTGATTGTTGAGCGATGTTTTCACCTTCTGGCCCCTTTCAGTTCGTTAATCATAGCCAGATTATACCAAATTACCCCTTATTCACGCAACAAAGCCATTTGGTTTGTGACTCTGACTCTGACTCTGGCGTGTCTCCGTAACGTTTGTTTCTATTATCTGATGATGTTTCCGTTCAACACGGTCATCACTGTTTTACCGGTAAGTTCAAAGCCCTTGAACGGGGTGTTGCGGCTCTTGGAGAAGAATTCCTCCGGATCCACCGTCCATTTACTTTGGGGATCAAATACAGTAAGGTCCGCTATTTTTCCAATCTCTATTTTCCCACCTGTGGTGAGACCGGCGCCAGACCCGACTGCCGAACCATTTCCAATTTTCAGAATGTTCCGGGGATTGAGCGACATTTTTTCCACCAACTGCGAAGGGGTCAGGACGCCAGTCTCCACCAGGTGGGTCCAGCACAACCCCAGCGAGGTCTCCAGTCCTATCATCCCGGTGGGGGCCTGGTCGAACTCCACCTCCTTTTCCTCGTGGGAATGAGGCGCGTGGTCGGTCACGATGCAGTCTATGGTTCCGTCCTCAAGACCCTCCAGGATGGCCTGGACATCGGCCTGGCCCCGCAGCGGCGGGTTGACCCGGGTCATCTCGCTGTAGCCCTTCACCGCGTCCTCGGTCAAAATAAAATAGTGGGGACAGGTCTCGGCCGTGATCTTTATTCCCCGGCGCTTGGCCTGGCGCACCACCTCCACCGTCTCGGCGCAGGAGACATGGGCTATGTGCAGCCGTCCGCCGGTCAGGGCCGCCAGTTGGGCATCGCGGTAAGCCATGGAGCTTTCGGCGACGTTGGGTATCCCCCTTAGGCCCAGCTTGGTTGCCAGCGCGCCCTCGTTCATGGCCCCGTCGGCCGAAAGGAAAAGATCCTCGCAATGGGAGATCACCGGGATGTCGAACATCCGGCAATAGTCCAAAGCCCGGCGCATCAGGTTGGAGTTGGTGACGGGCTTGCCGTCGTCCGAGACCGCCACCGCCCCGGCGTGGAACATGTCGCCCATCTCGGCCAGTTCCTGGCATTCCAGCCCCTTGGTGACGGCGCCCACCGGATAAATACCGCAGTAGGCGGTCTGGCGCGATTTCACTAATTGGACTATCCCCTGGTTCTCCACCACCGGCGTGGTGTTGGGCATGCAGGCCACCCCGGTAAAGCCTCCGGCAGCCGCGGCCAGCGACCCGGTCTCGATGGTCTCCTCGTCCTCGCGGCCCGGCTCGCGGAAGTGAACATGCATGTCAAAGAACCCCGGCGTAATGATCAGCCCCGTGGCGTCTATGACCTGGGCACCGGATTTTGCATTATCGGATTTCTCGATGCTCTCGATCACTCCGTCTTTGATCACGATGTCCGTTGCTTCGTCCCGCTTATTGGCCGGATCTATCACCCGCCCGTTCTTAATGATTAGTCTGTCTTCTGCTTTTTGGATTTTAAGTTCTTTCATCTTAGGCCTCCTTCTTAATGGCTTCCGAAACCGAACCTTCGCCCCCGGTCAGTAAATAAAGCACCGCCATCCGCACCGCCACCCCGTTGGTTACCTGGTCCAGGATCACGGAGCTTGCTCCATCGGCCACCGCCGGCTCGATTTCCACTCCCCGGTTCATGGGACCGGGATGCATCACGGTGATGCCGGGCTTGGTTTTTTTCAGTCTTTCTCCGGTAATGCAGAACAGCTGGGAGTATTCGCGCAGGGAGGGCAGCAGCCCCTTCTTCTGTCGCTCCAACTGCAGACGCAGGACGTTGACCACATCGGCTTCGGCCAAGGCCTGGTCCAGATCGTAGTAGACTTTGACTCCCAGGTCCTGGATGCCCATCGGGATCAGGGTGGACGGCCCGCAGACCGAGACCTTGGCCCCCATCTTCAAAAGCCCGTGAATATCGGAGCGGGCCACCCGGGAGTGGGTGACGTCGCCGACTATCAGAACATTCAAGCCTTCTAACTTGCCCCTTTTTTCCCTGATGGTGAACATGTCCAAAAGTCCCTGGGTGGGATGGGCGTGCTGTCCGTCGCCGGCGTTGATCACCCCGGCCTTGATGCGCGAGGCCAGAAAGTGTGGAGCGCCGGACGAGGAGTGGCGGATCACCACCAGGTCTATCTTCATGGCCTCCAG belongs to candidate division TA06 bacterium and includes:
- a CDS encoding aspartate carbamoyltransferase catalytic subunit — translated: MKWSKKDLLDLESLNKEEISMILDTARSFREILDRPVKKVPILRGKTVVNMFFEPSTRTSASFDMAAKRLMADTVNISPKTSAVQKGETLLDTARNLEAMKIDLVVIRHSSSGAPHFLASRIKAGVINAGDGQHAHPTQGLLDMFTIREKRGKLEGLNVLIVGDVTHSRVARSDIHGLLKMGAKVSVCGPSTLIPMGIQDLGVKVYYDLDQALAEADVVNVLRLQLERQKKGLLPSLREYSQLFCITGERLKKTKPGITVMHPGPMNRGVEIEPAVADGASSVILDQVTNGVAVRMAVLYLLTGGEGSVSEAIKKEA
- a CDS encoding dihydroorotase → MKELKIQKAEDRLIIKNGRVIDPANKRDEATDIVIKDGVIESIEKSDNAKSGAQVIDATGLIITPGFFDMHVHFREPGREDEETIETGSLAAAAGGFTGVACMPNTTPVVENQGIVQLVKSRQTAYCGIYPVGAVTKGLECQELAEMGDMFHAGAVAVSDDGKPVTNSNLMRRALDYCRMFDIPVISHCEDLFLSADGAMNEGALATKLGLRGIPNVAESSMAYRDAQLAALTGGRLHIAHVSCAETVEVVRQAKRRGIKITAETCPHYFILTEDAVKGYSEMTRVNPPLRGQADVQAILEGLEDGTIDCIVTDHAPHSHEEKEVEFDQAPTGMIGLETSLGLCWTHLVETGVLTPSQLVEKMSLNPRNILKIGNGSAVGSGAGLTTGGKIEIGKIADLTVFDPQSKWTVDPEEFFSKSRNTPFKGFELTGKTVMTVLNGNIIR